A genomic window from Melopsittacus undulatus isolate bMelUnd1 chromosome 7, bMelUnd1.mat.Z, whole genome shotgun sequence includes:
- the LOC117436468 gene encoding olfactory receptor 1020-like, with translation MGGNQTQIKFILLGITDSPRAQTPLFVLFLLIYIVTLVGNVGIISLVRVSPSLHTPMYFFLTHFAFMDICYSTVISPRMLADLLSEDKTISFTACMMQYLIFAFFAISECYLLATMAYDRHVAICQPLLYVTIISSRVCWQLVASSYLFAFLSAIIYTWCVFGGSFCGPNRIDHFFCDVVPVLKLVCSDTHSSEMVIFAFVTINVVGTSMFILLSYISIICTVLRMCSAQSRARAFHTCTSHLMAVSLFFGSAFFMYLQPSSSHRSLDKVASIFYAVVTPMLNPFIYSLRNKEVKWALKRLQKILCILVASSYLFAFLSAIAYTWSVFGGSFCGPNRIDHFFCDEVPVLKLVCSDTHSSETVIFAFLTINEVGTIVVILLSYVSIIRTVLRMCSAQSRARAFHTCASHLMAVSMYFGPAFFMYLQPPSSHRSLDKVVSIFYTVVTPMLNPFIYSLRNKEVKGALVKCGRRLFNHRQLRRVLSSRTYIG, from the exons ATGGGAGGAAATCAAACCCAGATTAAATTCATCCTGTTAGGAATTACAGACAGCCCTCGTGCACAGACCCCTCTGTTCGTGTTGTTTCTGTTGATTTACATAGTCACTCTGGTGGGGAACGTTGGCATTATCTCATTGGTTCGGGTGTCTCCCAGCCTtcacacccccatgtacttcttcctcacccatttTGCCTTCATGgacatctgctattccacagtcatctcccccaggatgctggcagacctcttatcagaggacaaaaccatttctttcactgcctgcatgatgcagtacctcatctttgctttctttgctattAGTGAGTGTTACCTGCTGGCCACGATGGCCTATGACCGGCAcgttgccatctgccagcccctgctctatgtgaccatcatctccagccgtgtctgctggcagctggtagcatcatcctacctattcgccttcctcagtgccatcatctacacatggtgtgtgtttggaggttccttctgtggtcccaaccgcattgaccacttcttctgtgatgTTGTCCCTGTTCTAAAGCTCgtgtgctctgacacccacagcagtgagatggtCATCTTTGCCTTTGTCACCATCAATGTGGTGGGCACGAGCATGttcattttgctctcctacatctctatcatctgcacagtgctgaggatgtgctcagcacagagcagggccagagccttCCACACCTGCACCTCCCATTTGATGGCGGTTTCCTTATTCTTTGGGTCAGCATTCTTCATGTACCTACAACCTTCTTCTAGCCACAGAAGCCTGGATAAGGTGGCCTCCATCTTCTACGCCGTGGTCACTcccatgctcaacccattcatctacagcctgaggaacaaggaggtgaagTGGGCTCTT aaaaggcttcaaaagattctttgcatt ctggtagcatcaTCCTACCTATTCGCCTTCCTCAGTGCCATCGCCTACACATGGAGCGTGTTTGGAGGTTCCTTCTGTGGTCCCAACCGcattgaccacttcttctgtgatgAAGTTCCTGTGCTAAAGCTTgtgtgctctgacacccacagcagtgagacGGTCATCTTTGCCTTTCTCACTATCAACGAGGTGGGTACAATTGTGgtcattttgctctcctacGTCTCTATCATTCGCacagtgctgaggatgtgctcagcacagagcagggccagagccttCCACACCTGCGCATCCCATTTGATGGCTGTATCCATGTACTTTGGGCCAGCATTCTTCATGTACCTACAGCCTCCATCTAGTCACAGGAGTCTGGATAAAGTGGTTTCCATCTTCTACACAGTGGTCAcccccatgctcaacccattcatctacagcctgaggaacaaaGAGGTGAAGGGGGCTCTGGTCAAGTGTGGGAGGAGACTGTTCAACCATAGGCAACTGAGACGAGTTCTTTCATCCAGAACATACATAGGATGA